A portion of the Bubalus kerabau isolate K-KA32 ecotype Philippines breed swamp buffalo chromosome 1, PCC_UOA_SB_1v2, whole genome shotgun sequence genome contains these proteins:
- the SMIM46 gene encoding small integral membrane protein 46 — translation MDPGSGRGWDGDSETTFQLCLQLLLWGHLIVRLLGYLHHTLWAPKPQPAP, via the coding sequence ATGGATCCGGGGTCAGGCAGAGGCTGGGATGGGGACTCAGAGACCACCTTCCAGCTGTGCCTGCAGCTGCTTCTCTGGGGCCATCTGATTGTCCGCCTCCTGGGCTACCTGCACCATACCCTCTGGGCACCTAAGCCGCAACCAGCACCTTGA